The following coding sequences are from one Mycobacterium sp. DL window:
- the mobF gene encoding MobF family relaxase produces the protein MLTIAKLGRWSVSYYVDTAREATAAARDDRARNGGLGEYYSESETRLPTWLVVGEDAQRAAELVGLTRVEALGGDADLDVVTRWLDDGVAPCGEVGRAFREGSVHGFDLTFCAPKSMSLLRALGDDVTDKAVADAHAYAIGEAMKYLAAHAGYTRTHNPHTGRKDLVRLPGIVAAAFQHETSRAGDPHLHTHVIVPNRQARADGRLVSLDGTSLFHEARAAGMIYQASLRSHLINSIALEWGPIDPDTGMAEVAGVDRATIKAFSQRSSQLEDWARGNLVLADEEPTAAQLGVAQKATRPRKPESLSRAQLRAGWAADPRGFGIDAEAQRQAREMRRAAAGVDVREVARQAVAGIHTAATFTRADLIEAIAARLPVGAAATAGVSPRELVETLADEVLIAVTAERAPHQREGSVRYTAAELLAEERAIIDLTPARSQRAVIPIRRDDTAALSPDQRAAITNIATSPWLIQPLSAPAGAGKTHSLKALRAAMRRTGGDVLVLAPTHRAVDQAMSEDAGGAGMTIAAALERHRRGTLQLTAAPTLVVVDEAGMVGTQQLRELLTATTEAGVKIVPVGDARQLEPVKARAGTFEQLCTDLPWAQHLSEVWRMRDPDERSASLAVRHGGAAAVRRAVGWYRRSGRLNVGDEVTMADDALAAWRADLDAGRDALLIADRWEVADPLNERIHRDRIDPDAPTVAAARQHRIAAGDLIVTRDSDPTIAIRPARAGQPDPAPVRNGNRWEVLDEVDPDNNRLAARRIGDDAIAVFSGEYLRKHVHLGYVLTVHVAQGATADTTHALLGVASRLANRRTAYVAMTRGRHTNNVYLYEQPTGERDHEHAPTTTDIDTHTRVRGTTAQAAAALRTILGRDRDSATIAETAAAAAEHTQLPAEVTDHLDHHRRVVTDLRRAHRHDRGRTADNRHRAAKQTADRALADILAVAGRHGGDPLPAGPLAVPYAHAVTTAHSRNREDLDQLITDTHTAAKARDRAVVVVSPTPEPPYTERGWMVVPYNPKRLTTTPMPRDAVLIIDNAAAARPTDLARIAQHAAAHHARLLLVDDDQPGPSRRLLDGLNLPWAAHHHDIDPAARAAALTIADPELAADIDRHRATHQRGWHQLTRIRDVTERHRDRGRDLDNDYGLDI, from the coding sequence GTGCTGACGATCGCGAAGCTGGGCCGCTGGTCGGTGTCGTATTACGTCGACACCGCCCGTGAGGCGACGGCTGCGGCGCGTGATGATCGTGCTCGAAACGGCGGCCTCGGCGAGTACTACAGCGAGTCGGAGACCCGGTTGCCGACATGGTTGGTGGTCGGTGAGGACGCGCAGCGCGCCGCCGAACTGGTCGGGTTGACGCGTGTCGAGGCGCTCGGCGGCGACGCCGATCTGGACGTGGTAACCCGGTGGCTCGACGACGGGGTGGCGCCCTGCGGTGAGGTTGGCCGGGCCTTCCGTGAGGGGTCGGTGCACGGGTTCGATTTGACGTTTTGCGCGCCGAAATCGATGTCGTTGTTGCGTGCGCTCGGTGACGATGTGACCGACAAGGCGGTCGCTGATGCGCACGCCTACGCCATCGGCGAGGCGATGAAGTATCTCGCCGCGCATGCCGGTTACACGCGCACGCACAATCCGCACACTGGCCGCAAGGATCTTGTGCGGCTGCCGGGGATCGTGGCCGCGGCGTTTCAGCACGAGACCTCACGCGCGGGTGATCCACACCTGCATACGCACGTGATCGTGCCCAACCGGCAAGCCCGCGCCGATGGCCGGCTGGTGTCGCTGGATGGCACGTCGCTGTTCCACGAAGCGCGCGCCGCCGGGATGATCTATCAAGCGTCGTTGCGGTCGCACTTGATCAACTCGATTGCCCTGGAATGGGGTCCGATCGATCCCGACACCGGCATGGCGGAAGTGGCGGGCGTTGACCGCGCCACCATCAAAGCGTTCTCGCAGCGTTCCAGCCAGCTCGAGGACTGGGCGCGCGGCAACCTTGTGCTGGCCGACGAGGAGCCGACCGCGGCGCAGCTTGGCGTGGCGCAGAAAGCGACCCGCCCGCGTAAGCCCGAGAGTCTGTCGCGGGCGCAGTTGCGGGCCGGCTGGGCGGCCGATCCGCGCGGCTTCGGCATCGATGCCGAGGCGCAGCGGCAGGCCCGCGAGATGCGTCGGGCCGCGGCCGGGGTGGATGTGCGGGAGGTGGCGCGCCAGGCGGTCGCGGGCATCCATACGGCGGCGACGTTCACCCGCGCCGATCTCATCGAGGCCATCGCAGCCCGGCTGCCAGTGGGCGCCGCCGCCACGGCTGGCGTGTCGCCGCGCGAGCTGGTGGAGACGCTGGCCGACGAGGTTTTGATTGCGGTGACCGCCGAGCGTGCGCCGCATCAGCGGGAGGGATCGGTGCGCTACACCGCCGCCGAGCTGCTCGCCGAGGAACGCGCCATCATCGATTTGACCCCGGCCCGATCGCAGCGCGCGGTGATCCCCATCCGCCGTGATGACACCGCCGCGCTGTCGCCGGATCAGCGTGCGGCCATCACCAACATCGCCACCTCGCCGTGGTTGATCCAGCCGCTGTCCGCGCCCGCCGGCGCGGGCAAGACGCACAGCCTCAAAGCGCTGCGGGCGGCGATGCGCCGCACCGGCGGCGATGTGCTGGTGCTCGCGCCTACCCACCGCGCCGTCGATCAGGCGATGAGTGAGGACGCCGGCGGCGCGGGCATGACGATCGCGGCGGCACTGGAGCGCCACCGCCGCGGCACCCTACAGCTGACTGCCGCACCCACCCTCGTGGTCGTTGACGAGGCGGGCATGGTCGGCACCCAGCAGCTGCGCGAGTTGTTGACCGCGACCACCGAGGCCGGGGTCAAAATTGTTCCGGTCGGTGATGCCCGCCAGCTCGAACCGGTCAAAGCACGCGCCGGCACTTTCGAACAACTCTGCACCGACCTGCCCTGGGCACAACACCTGTCCGAGGTGTGGCGGATGCGCGACCCCGACGAACGATCCGCCTCCCTGGCGGTACGGCACGGCGGCGCCGCCGCGGTGCGCCGCGCCGTGGGCTGGTATCGCCGCAGCGGCCGACTCAACGTCGGTGACGAAGTCACCATGGCCGATGACGCCCTGGCCGCTTGGCGCGCCGATCTCGACGCCGGCCGCGACGCCCTGCTGATCGCCGATCGCTGGGAAGTCGCCGACCCACTCAACGAACGCATCCACCGCGACCGCATCGACCCGGATGCCCCCACTGTCGCCGCCGCGCGCCAGCACCGCATCGCCGCCGGCGACCTCATCGTCACCCGCGACAGCGACCCCACCATCGCTATCCGCCCGGCCCGCGCCGGCCAACCCGATCCCGCCCCGGTCCGCAACGGCAACCGCTGGGAAGTCCTCGACGAGGTCGACCCCGACAACAACCGGCTCGCGGCCCGCCGCATCGGCGACGATGCCATCGCCGTGTTCAGCGGTGAGTACCTGCGCAAGCACGTGCACCTGGGCTACGTGCTCACCGTGCACGTAGCCCAAGGAGCCACCGCCGACACCACCCACGCACTACTTGGCGTGGCCTCACGGCTGGCCAACCGGCGCACCGCCTACGTCGCCATGACCCGCGGCCGCCACACCAACAACGTCTACCTCTACGAGCAGCCCACCGGAGAACGCGACCACGAACACGCACCCACCACCACCGATATCGACACCCATACCCGCGTGCGCGGCACCACCGCGCAGGCCGCCGCCGCGCTGCGAACCATCCTCGGACGCGACCGCGACTCGGCCACCATCGCCGAAACCGCCGCTGCCGCAGCCGAACACACCCAGCTGCCCGCCGAGGTTACCGACCACCTCGACCACCACCGGCGCGTCGTCACTGACCTACGGCGGGCCCACCGGCACGACCGCGGCCGCACCGCTGACAACCGCCACCGCGCAGCAAAGCAGACCGCCGATCGCGCCCTGGCCGACATCCTCGCTGTGGCTGGCCGCCACGGCGGCGACCCCCTGCCCGCCGGACCGCTGGCGGTGCCCTACGCCCACGCGGTCACCACGGCCCACTCCCGCAACCGGGAGGACCTCGACCAACTCATCACCGACACCCACACCGCCGCCAAGGCCCGCGACCGCGCCGTCGTGGTCGTCTCCCCCACACCCGAGCCGCCATACACAGAGCGGGGATGGATGGTCGTCCCCTACAACCCCAAACGGCTCACCACCACCCCGATGCCCCGCGACGCAGTCCTCATCATCGACAACGCCGCAGCCGCGCGCCCCACCGACCTGGCCCGCATCGCCCAGCACGCCGCCGCCCATCACGCCCGGCTGCTGCTCGTTGACGACGACCAACCCGGCCCCTCGCGTCGGCTCCTCGACGGACTCAACCTCCCCTGGGCTGCTCACCACCACGACATCGACCCCGCCGCCCGCGCCGCAGCACTCACCATCGCCGACCCCGAACTAGCCGCCGACATCGACCGCCACCGTGCCACCCACCAACGCGGCTGGCACCAACTCACCCGCATCCGCGACGTCACCGAGCGTCACCGCGACCGCGGACGAGACCTCGACAACGACTACGGCCTGGACATCTGA
- a CDS encoding rep protein, whose translation MWTSRASWLDGLRRWAQSPALAQLCAEQRVSMTAATLLAIAAVMAEHADHATGRHVAVTRATIADTVGCDVRTVTAAWRVLRVSRWAVEAQRGHGSPTTPSVGRRPSVYHLVSRRDPRPADDQPVHDFHLPPSGGDGLLSPVGSNSPSVRARAHAANSPQQKPNPARHWRTTPRPLAAQRLAAELVACTHGLGRGHIGAICDALTAAGIDPALWSARAITDALDADMRTRGWNWPDEITSPGAFLSSRLRRLTWTTPPAPPKGGGYAATRIDQTPARATLTDAAQARIAAAREHIRQVLTERTQRTRPARTPCARSDAHARRSIVEPMAPPLPNEPEQAITRSAAVRRWRREECTEHADAEAFFRHLDRLVDDDAPSGSETAR comes from the coding sequence ATGTGGACGAGTCGCGCGTCATGGTTGGACGGTCTGCGGCGGTGGGCGCAGTCACCGGCGCTGGCCCAGCTGTGCGCGGAGCAGCGGGTGTCGATGACCGCGGCCACGTTGTTGGCGATCGCGGCGGTGATGGCCGAGCACGCCGATCACGCCACCGGCCGCCACGTGGCGGTCACTCGCGCCACCATCGCCGACACAGTGGGCTGTGACGTGCGCACGGTGACCGCGGCGTGGCGGGTGCTGCGAGTGTCGCGCTGGGCCGTGGAGGCACAGCGCGGCCACGGCTCGCCAACCACCCCCAGCGTGGGCCGGCGCCCCTCGGTGTACCACCTGGTGTCGCGCCGGGACCCCCGGCCGGCCGACGATCAGCCTGTGCACGATTTCCACCTACCGCCGTCAGGCGGTGATGGTCTTTTATCTCCCGTAGGGAGCAACTCACCAAGCGTGCGCGCACGCGCACACGCCGCCAATAGTCCCCAACAAAAACCCAATCCAGCGCGGCACTGGCGCACCACGCCGCGACCACTTGCCGCCCAGCGGCTCGCCGCCGAACTGGTCGCGTGTACCCACGGTCTGGGCCGCGGCCACATCGGCGCTATCTGCGACGCGCTTACCGCCGCGGGCATCGACCCGGCGCTGTGGTCGGCACGCGCAATCACCGATGCCTTGGACGCCGACATGCGAACCCGCGGTTGGAACTGGCCCGACGAGATCACCAGTCCCGGCGCATTTCTGTCCAGCCGTCTACGCCGGCTCACCTGGACCACACCACCAGCACCGCCGAAAGGTGGCGGCTACGCCGCCACCCGCATCGACCAGACGCCGGCCAGGGCGACGCTCACCGACGCAGCGCAGGCACGCATCGCCGCCGCCCGCGAACACATCCGCCAGGTGCTCACCGAACGCACACAACGCACCCGCCCTGCGCGCACTCCGTGCGCGCGTTCAGACGCACACGCGCGACGGTCTATCGTCGAGCCCATGGCGCCGCCCCTTCCCAACGAACCCGAGCAGGCTATTACTCGGTCAGCTGCGGTGCGGCGCTGGCGGCGCGAGGAGTGCACCGAGCACGCCGACGCCGAGGCCTTCTTCCGTCACCTCGATCGCCTCGTCGACGACGACGCGCCCAGCGGTTCCGAAACGGCGCGCTAA